Genomic window (Aurantimicrobium sp. INA4):
CGCCGCAGCAGCCGCCCTCTTCGCCGCCACCTAAGGTTGCGGAAGGGGTCTCAAGCTTGATGTTCGCGGTTGCCATATGGTCTCCTTTGTTGAAGGGCGACCGTCGGGGCTATCGAGCCTGACCGGTCGAGGTCTGTATTAAGTGTGCGCCTGTTTTGCTGTCAGGTCAATGTGGGAGCGGGGCATGTCGCCCAGAGCTTAATTAGCTGTGAGAACTTCCCATTTCCAACATGACCACTCCGACGATGATGAGTGCAAGTCCAATGAAACCCCAGACGTTGATGGTTTCCTTGAAGAGGAAGATTCCCATGATGGCAACAAGAGCAGTGCCACATCCTGCCCAGATACCGTATGCCACACCCATGCTGAGACCTTTTGAGAGCCCTAAACCCAGCGCAGTAAATGCGCCCAGGTATCCCACAATCACGAAAATGGTGGGCACAAGCTTGGTAAAGCCGTCACTCATTTTCAGTGAAATAGTCCCGATAACTTCACTGACGATAGCCACGGCTAGCAAAAGATACGCAACAACCATGTGTGTAGCTTAACTCGCTCCGTGGATACGGCGGCTCAGTTCCTGTGCTGTTGTCTTGATTTCGGGAAGGAGATGTTGAACTCGCAACTGGAGTTCTTCCTCCGTTGCGGAAACAGGAACGGGATAGGTCACCGCTATCGCTGCTGCTGGCCAGCCGAGGTGGTCTTTGACCACAACACCTACAGAGGCAAGACCATCAGTGATTTCGCTGCGTTCAGTGGAATAGCCCTGTTGAGCCGCCTGTGTCACCAGCGCTTTGAGTTCACGATAACTTTGCGGTCCGGCCAACCCCAATTCTTCTCGTTGGGTAAACACCACTGGATCTGAGTAGAGCGCTCGTAATTGTGCGGGTGGTAAGGCCGTAAGCAAAGCACGGCCAGACGCCGTGAGGTGCGCAGGAAGTCTCACTCCCACGTCTGTAATGAGTGAGGGTCGTCTGGCAGCGCGCTCCTCAACGACATAGAGAACATCGGTTCCGTGCAGAACAGCCAGGTGAGCTGACTCTCCGATGTGGTCGACCAGTTTGGCCAGCAGTGGTGCACCAAGTCGCGTCAACGGTTGTTGCCTCGAGTAGGAAGAGGAGAGCTCAAAGGCGGCTGGCCCTAAACCATAACGGCGCTCTTCTGGGATGTGCAGAGCAAATCCACGCTCGGTGAGAACGGTCAAGATTTGATACACAGAAGATCGCGGCAAAGATAATGCTGTTGCAATAGTTTGTGCGGGAACGGGTCCTCGCTGGTGGGCAAGAAACTCCAAAATACGCAGGGTCGAATCGGCTGCGGGAACTTTACTCACGACCCCAGTATGCCTTGTCTGTAATATCAGACACAAGGGGTGTTTTTGCCGTATTTATCGCAATCTTTTCAGTGTGAAATCAGTACATGAGTTCTGTAACTGTGGGCACTGGTGCCGTATCCATTGACGATGTCGTTGCTGTTGCGCGGTATGACGCACACATTGTGCTCGATGAAAAAGCACTTGAAGAGGTAGCACGATCTCGCGCCGTCATCGATGCACTGGCTTCAGACCCCAACCCGCACTATGGCATCTCTACCGGTTTCGGCGCACTGGCAACAACCTTTATTGAGTCCGACCGCCGAGCACAACTCCAGGCCTCACTCGTGCGCTCTCATGCGGCAGGCTCTGGGGAGGAAGTAGAGCGTGAAGTTATTCGCGCACTGATGCTCTTGCGTTTGTCGACTCTGATGACCGGCCGCACCGGCGTTCGCCCCATCGTTGCTCAAACCTATGCGGCCCTCATTAACGCCGGAATTACTCCCGTGGTTCGCGAATACGGTTCCCTGGGGTGCTCTGGTGATCTTGCTCCACTGTCCCACTGTGCTTTAGCAACCATGGGTGAAGGTGATGTGCGCAACGCTGAGGGCATTCTGATGCCCGCATCCCAAGCTCTCTCAGAGGCAGGAATCACTCCCCTCAAGCTGGAAGAGAAAGAAGGCTTAGCCCTCATCAATGGCACGGATGGCATGCTCGGCATGCTGGCACTGGCCATTACAGATCTCAAGATGCTGATGACCGCTGTGGATGTTTCTGCAGCGATGAGCATCGAAGGATTGATGGGAACTGACAAGGTCTTTGCCGCAGATTTGCACGCCCTGCGCCCTCAGGTTGGCCAAGGACAATCAGCAACCAACCTGCGCAATATCTTGGCTGACTCACCCATCGTGCACTCGCATGCAGGGCCTGAAGATGGTCGAGTGCAGGATGCCTATTCACTGCGGTGCTCGCCCCAAGTTCACGGTGGAGCTCGGGACACCATCGCTCACGCAGAACTCGTAGCCAACCGAGAACTCGCCTCTGCAGTAGACAACCCCGTGCTGACAGTTGATGGCCGTGTGGAAAGCAACGGTAACTTCCACGGTGCACCGGTTGCCTATGTATTGGACTTCCTTGCCATCGTCGCTGCTGATGTTGCGTCGATGAGTGAGCGCCGTACCGACCGCTTCCTCGATCGCTCACGTAACCAAGGACTGCCTCCCTTCCTCGCTCACGAAGTGGGTGTGGACTCAGGCCTCATGATTGCTCAATACACGGCTGCTGGTTTGGTTTCAGAAATGAAGAGGTTGGCAGTTCCCGCCTCGGCGGACTCCATCCCCTCCAGCGCCATGCAGGAAGACCACGTCTCAATGGGGTGGCATGCCGGACGCAAACTTCGTAAAGCAGTTGATGCCCTCTCACGCGTCATTGGTATTGAACTAATGACGGCCTCACGCGGTATTGACCTGCGTGCTCCGTTGCAACCTAGTCCCGTTACCGGCGCTGTGATCGCTGAACTACGCAAGAACGGTGTTGCTGGCCCCGGTGCAGACCGTTTCCTCTCCCCCGAAATTGAAACTGCTGCCGAGCTCACTCTTTCTGGCCGTGTCACAGCTGTAGCTCAGGCTGCCGCAACTACCCCACTGATCTGAACACCATAAATAAGCCCAAGGAGACCCTCATGACCTCAGGACCACGCACCGTTCGTGCCGCACGCGGAAACACACTCACCGCCAAAAGCTGGCAGACAGAAGCCCCCATGCGCATGCTCATGAACAACCTTGACCCTGAGGTTGCTGAACACCCCGAGAAACTTGTTGTGTATGGAGGCACTGGTAAAGCTGCCCGTACCTGGGAAGCATATGACGCCATCGTGCGCACGCTTGAGACACTCGACTCTGACGAAACCCTCTTGGTCCAGTCCGGCAAGCCTGTTGGTGTATTCCGCACCAATGAGTGGGCTCCTCGTGTGCTCATTGCCAACTCCAACCTCGTGGGTGACTGGGCAAACTGGCCAGAATTTCGCCGTCTCGAGGCCGAAGGCCTCACCATGTACGGCCAGATGACCGCAGGTTCCTGGATCTACATCGGAACCCAAGGAATTTTGCAAGGAACCTACGAAACATTCGGTGCTGTTGCTCGTCAACACTTCGGTGGAACTCTCGCTGGAACTCTCACCCTGACCGGTGGCTGCGGTGGCATGGGTGGCGCACAGCCCCTGGCCGTCACCATGAATGACGGTGTTGTGCTCATCGTGGACGTGGACGCTACCCGTCTCCAGCGTCGTGTTGAACACGGTTACCTCGATGAGATGACCCATGACCTCGATGATGCGATTGCTCGTGTTCTGGCAGCTAAGGAATCCAAGACTCCCTTGTCTGTAGGAATTGTTGGCAATGCAGCTGATGTCTTCACTGAGTTACTGGAGCGCAAAGTTCCTATCGACATCGTGACGGACCAAACAAGTGCACACGACCCCCTCTCTTACCTTCCTGAAGGTGTCTCGGTTGAGGAATGGCACAAGAAGGCAGAACAGGATGCTGCGTGGTTCACTGAGCACTCCCGTGCTGCAATGGCGAAGCAGGTCAAAGCCATGGTTGAGTTCCAG
Coding sequences:
- the hutU gene encoding urocanate hydratase codes for the protein MTSGPRTVRAARGNTLTAKSWQTEAPMRMLMNNLDPEVAEHPEKLVVYGGTGKAARTWEAYDAIVRTLETLDSDETLLVQSGKPVGVFRTNEWAPRVLIANSNLVGDWANWPEFRRLEAEGLTMYGQMTAGSWIYIGTQGILQGTYETFGAVARQHFGGTLAGTLTLTGGCGGMGGAQPLAVTMNDGVVLIVDVDATRLQRRVEHGYLDEMTHDLDDAIARVLAAKESKTPLSVGIVGNAADVFTELLERKVPIDIVTDQTSAHDPLSYLPEGVSVEEWHKKAEQDAAWFTEHSRAAMAKQVKAMVEFQDAGAIVFDYGNSIRAEAKLGGYDRAFDFPGFVPAYIRPLFCEGNGPFRWAALSGDPEDIAKTDKAIMELFPENEHLKRWITKAGEKVHFEGLPARICWLGYKERHLAGLKFNEMVASGELSAPIVIGRDHLDSGSVASPYRETEAMKDGSDAIADWPLLNALLNTASGATWVSLHHGGGVGIGRSIHCGQVTVADGTELAAQKLERVLTNDPGTGVMRHVDAGYERAEELARERGLRVPMWEN
- a CDS encoding IclR family transcriptional regulator, coding for MSKVPAADSTLRILEFLAHQRGPVPAQTIATALSLPRSSVYQILTVLTERGFALHIPEERRYGLGPAAFELSSSYSRQQPLTRLGAPLLAKLVDHIGESAHLAVLHGTDVLYVVEERAARRPSLITDVGVRLPAHLTASGRALLTALPPAQLRALYSDPVVFTQREELGLAGPQSYRELKALVTQAAQQGYSTERSEITDGLASVGVVVKDHLGWPAAAIAVTYPVPVSATEEELQLRVQHLLPEIKTTAQELSRRIHGAS
- a CDS encoding multidrug efflux SMR transporter — its product is MVVAYLLLAVAIVSEVIGTISLKMSDGFTKLVPTIFVIVGYLGAFTALGLGLSKGLSMGVAYGIWAGCGTALVAIMGIFLFKETINVWGFIGLALIIVGVVMLEMGSSHS
- the hutH gene encoding histidine ammonia-lyase produces the protein MSSVTVGTGAVSIDDVVAVARYDAHIVLDEKALEEVARSRAVIDALASDPNPHYGISTGFGALATTFIESDRRAQLQASLVRSHAAGSGEEVEREVIRALMLLRLSTLMTGRTGVRPIVAQTYAALINAGITPVVREYGSLGCSGDLAPLSHCALATMGEGDVRNAEGILMPASQALSEAGITPLKLEEKEGLALINGTDGMLGMLALAITDLKMLMTAVDVSAAMSIEGLMGTDKVFAADLHALRPQVGQGQSATNLRNILADSPIVHSHAGPEDGRVQDAYSLRCSPQVHGGARDTIAHAELVANRELASAVDNPVLTVDGRVESNGNFHGAPVAYVLDFLAIVAADVASMSERRTDRFLDRSRNQGLPPFLAHEVGVDSGLMIAQYTAAGLVSEMKRLAVPASADSIPSSAMQEDHVSMGWHAGRKLRKAVDALSRVIGIELMTASRGIDLRAPLQPSPVTGAVIAELRKNGVAGPGADRFLSPEIETAAELTLSGRVTAVAQAAATTPLI